In Chiroxiphia lanceolata isolate bChiLan1 chromosome 11, bChiLan1.pri, whole genome shotgun sequence, the genomic window TGCTACCTCATCCGTTTAATCACCAACATAATAAAGTTTATGCTGGGTACTTAATTCAGAATGACATTAAATTGGCTTATCTACATATGCAGCTTGAACACACCCTCATTGTCTGACTTGAACAGCTGGTAGAGTTCTAATTACATGTTGGAACCTACAGCTTTCTGTActggaaatgtaaaaaatgagTTTTAGGAGACTCTGTGCTCGGCTTGCCTTACATTCCAGGCAGCATTACCGTAGTGGTTGGTGCTCAAGTTCTGGCCAGGTCCAAACCCAGCTCTTCATCTGCTACCTTTTTCACTTACAGTGAAGCTCCAGGTATTCTTTTGAGCGGAAGCTCTGTACCGGCATTCTCTCAGAACAATTTCTTCTCTAAGGAGGAAGCACCATAGTCAAAAGATAAACCCATGTATTAGACAAGTACAGAATTTCCTCTAATTCTGATATAGCTATGTGAAATTATACAGTTCCTGATCATAGCTGAACAGGACTTTCTGATACCCTTTTCTGGATGTTCTCCCTCCTGAACTGGATTGCAGCACTAGCCAAGGCTGGAACCAGTATCTGCAAAGTATCTTGAGCCACTAGCAAAGAGCATGACCCTGGGACATGTCTACAAATATTCCTGCAAGGGTGAAACCTCAGTCTTTAGTTAGTTCCTGGTGGTGATGTTGGGAGGTATGGTCCCTTATAAGCCTTAATTAAATTCTAGGCTAATTTCTAAATctggaaaacatttgaaagtGTTTAGTTGCAGTGTTTCAGGCAATAGCCCACTACGAAATGTTTATTGTTTCAAAGGAATGCTGGAAGAGTGAAGGCTATATGGGTTGATTGCTATTCCAGGAGAGCTGCTAGGCTACTGTTTGCTGCTTAGAAACTCAGACGGAAGGAGAGTACTGTAATGTAGTTTCATATGGACCGTGGCAGGAATGGAACCATGCAGGATTGCCTGAAGGAAGGTGGGTAAGGAGAGGAAGCGGTCCTTGTCAGTACAAGGAAGCATCGAACAATAAGGGGAGGAGCAGGCTAAAGGAATTCGTATTCCCCAAGAGTTTCCTTTTAAGCACAAGGTGGGTGTGTCTCCCTCCAAACTAAAACACATCCTAAAATAAACATGCACAATTACTTGTGAACATACACATTGCTTATGGTGCAGTGTTGCTTTGTGTCCATTTAGAAGTTACAGCCAGAACCTTTCAAGTGGCTCAGAcagcaaaggaagcagaaattGAAGCAGAATGAAATTGTCCTGATAAAAGGCAAGaagctgtgctttcttttgtttgggttagtttttaaacaaacacttgtactcctccctctgcttccccctcGCATCCccaccaaagaaaaaagaaaattgtttaaGGAGCCTCATGAAAGGCAAGACCAACAGACAGAGcagttaggaaaaaaactgtGTAAGGAATCAGTAGTGACCAGTAGCTGGCACAAGTGGGTAAGAGTAGGACATCACAGTGCCTATTACTATACTGTAGACAGGGTCTACTACCATAAGTTCTCTTCCACCAGCAGTCTTACTGAAGGtagcagaaggaaaaactcAAGATTATTTGATTCCTTCTGCTGTAGAAAATGGTCACTGGAGGGAAAGTGGGTAACTGTTTAAACTATAGTTCTTTTAAGTGGATGTCTGCATGGTTATTTTACTTAAAGGACATGAGTCCAtgccattattttatttcaaatttgtttATAAGACAAAGCTTGGGAGATCTGGCATTGTCTATAGTCCAGTCTTTTCCTTGTTACTCACTGTTTCAGTACTGTCTGACAAGAACAAGGATGAGAATGTAGAGACTGTTCAAGCCATGTCACATCTCAGGAATGGAGTAGGTATATTTATATCCCATTCTTGGATAGACATTCCATAGAAGGCCAGGCACTGCAGAAACTGGTATAGGACATCCAAAGTGATGTTTCTTCCTTGGAGTTAGTTGTAAAAATGCCTTATTGTGGTGGTAAAGGTGTAAAGACTCAGTTTTACCTAATAaaaatttcatgcattttacTACCAGAAGGTTCGTTTAGGATGTTCAGTCATTGCAATAGctgatttaaaaatgcaaaggtaGATCTGGCTGGGGAGCCAGGCTTACAAGATACTAAACCCACTTCTATTCCCTCCCTGTTTTTAACAGGCAAGAGTTTTCAGTACTCTGCAGCCTTCAACTGCTGCCTGCAAAAGAAGCAGTGGTGGTACTTCAGCAATGGTGGAGTGTTTGGCACATAACGTTTCCAAAATACTGTGGAGGGAAAGATGAATTACCCATTCGTGACTAGAGAGATGCCCTGCGGCTCAGAGCAGCAGCGGATACTGTGAAACACCACAGTACTGCAGACCGGTGAATACGcagttctctctcctttcttttccacaagTTGTTTTAAGCCTCCCACACAATGATGCTGGATTGGCATAAAACTCCAGATACAGAGTATTTCTTAAACAGTATGTGCGATAAGGACCCTCATTAGGACAggcttttcattctttctggGCTAAGCCGAGATCACTGGTTCAGTTTTTAACTTAGAGGAAATCTCTTTAGTGTCTCATAGCTCTGGAAAGACTGTTTTCTGACTACATCAGGGTGCCAAATTGTCAGCTTCTTTCTGACTACTGGAAGAAATTTCAGCAAGCTAAAGAATATCAGAAGAGACAGCCTTTTATGTCTCCCAGAGTCTAATCAAACAAATACATGCTAGTATTAGTTCAGTACGAATTACTGCAATTATACTAAGGCAACAATAAGAAAAGTACCATGACACACAAtcagagaataatttttaagcAGTTTGCGTTCAGTATCCCCTTATTCTCAGTACGGTGCACAGCTCAGTTCTAATTGTCTGCACTTCCACATATCAAAAGTCTGCATTCCAAAATACTCAAAATACAACAGCACAGTAGCTACAGTTCCTGAAACTTATACCGTGATTTATGATAGGATTTCACATAGGAACCATGTCCAAAATTGTGTCTTTTGAGATGCTGTTCCCTTCGTTCCTGTGTGTAAGACACAAAGATTTTGCACAAAGAATTGTTCCTGTCTCTCTCGTAGTGAAATGGTTTGTCCTATGCTTTTCCTTAAAATGGAGAGCTCTCCGTTTTCCACTACAACgtgtaaattaaaataataaaaaaaattagagatttCTGATTGATTAACCATGTAATTATCTATTGATGGCTAGGAAACATCAGTAGGAGGAAACCACTTCTCTCTATTTATTACCATCTGTAACCATTTGGCATGCTGGCTTCTTTACATATTTCGTCCCATCTAAAATCTCACAAGGGAGGATCCCTATTGTTACCTATTTATGCAgtctttcagcatttcatttaGTTTGTGAAGAATATTAATTTCAGGACCAAGACAGCTGAATGGCTGTGGCATGCAAACTGTAGTGTGAGTAAAATGGCCATATATGACTTAATTCACCTAGCTTCAATCTAGCTTGTCAGTCTACTTGATTTCCCCTACACGTGTGTCTACCACTAGAAGTACAAGGCTGGCCTTAGTTTGCAAGATaatatactttttaaagtatattttgatGTTTAGAGAAGACTATACCTGCAAGGGGTCCTGGATTTACAGGAGGATGGAGGATCTTTTGAGTAAAGGGCTGAAAAAGCTGTACATTGAAAACTGAACTTGAGTTTCAACCAGTAACTCTCTTTATGTTTTGGGTTGAAGTATTTCATACAGTGCATTATAGCTCATCAGCATAATCAGTGTAAAGTATTAGTCAAGCTTTTAGCAAACGACCTTATCCCTTATCATTATGTTGTTCAATAAACAAAACCTAACTCAGTATTTTGTTACCATGGTAATGGCAGGTGGGAAGACTCCCTGTCTGGGCACCAAGAGTTCAGTTTGGTTGGGTTGAATTAAGCCTCGATCTGTTGGTAGAACTAATTTTGTTCAGTGCTGAAATTCTGCAAACTGCCTATTGAAATTGAAATCATTGCTAAAAAGTGTTTATGCTGAATTGTATGAACAGCTACTATGGCTGAAAGGCATTTCTTTCATTGCAGTGAAACAGTTCAGCATCATTGAATCAAAAGTGTTCATATTTAATCATAGGTCAAACATTTCTGTGGCAGAACCAGAATGTCTCTAATATTAGCGCTTCTGAGTGTGGGAGGTGTTACCTATCTGTGGACCCCTGTGTTTGATACATCcttggctctgcagctgcacatcTTTCTCTCCCCAAGTGTGCTAGGGCTGCATCTAGTTCAGTTCAGTTTTGGCCTTAAACTGTGCTCCTTGGACTATAGCTACAGTGCTGCGTGGAAGGACGCTTCACATGGTTTGCTCCTTCAGTTCTCTTTTCAGAGCTGAGCCTGTATTATTGGCTGGACTCCTGCATTACAAGTCACTGATTATAGATAAAGTCTACTGCAGGATATATTCTGCTGGCTTTAATAAAAACCAGGATGACTAACatgacttttttctcttttctccagaaatCACAAAACCACCACTAGCACCGAAACCAAAGATTATTGGTCATCTTTCTCCAGTAGCTGTCTCCAAATTTTCTCCTTCACTGCCTAGGGCTGATATTCTTCATAACCCGAACTCTGTGTCTAGGGGTCCCAAACCACCTATTGCTCCCAAGCCAAAATTCTCAACTGACACTGAGGGCAAATCCAGTGTTTCTACCAACAATAACTTAAATAAATGCCCAAACGGGAGACTGATATGTCTTGATGGAGAGCTGTATGAAGGAAACCAGTGCAGTGCTGATTGCCTAGAATCTGAGGCAGATAATGAATACATTGTAGTTCCTGAAGCTCGGCTGACCAGCAAAGACTGTAATAATTTGGAACACGAGCATGACAGGAACCTAGATTCCTCTGTGGAAGATGAAGTCTCAGAAACTCCAGAAGAGGTAGAGAAGGAAGAGGATAGCCTTGCTAATGAGGAGAATACCAGTAATCGAGAAGTCATCGAAGATGAGCACGATAACTCTTCAGACGTTGCTGAACCAATGGAACCAGACTCTGAAGAGTCAACCAGAGACTGTGACCAGTCCAAAGCACTTTGTGAGGAGTCCTCGGATGCCCCAGATAGGGATAATGATGCTTCCAGGAATGTAGATGAAGATGAGGATGTTGCAGGTGATTGtattgaaacaaaaaacaagcgGGAAACTTCTTACAACCTGAAACTGGTCAAGAACAATAGTGATTGTAAGACTGAAACTGATAACATTTTCAATAGAGATCAGGAACTAATGGGTGATACCTGTAAAAATACCATTGTAATTCCACTACCTGCAGATGAATCAATCCCACATAGTGAGAAGGCAGggcagaagaagaaggaacTGCCTGAGGTTTTAGAAAAAGCAGATGGGTGTCTAGCACATGATGATGACCGCAGTGCACATGCAGAGCTTGATTTGAATGCGGAAGGGGAATTAGAAAATGATGACTGTGCAAGCCCTGACATGCTGCCTGATGAGGCTGATGAAGAAACAACTCCTGGCTTAGAACTGTGTGAAGATGAACCCAGTGCCCTGAATGGTTTAGGAGAGTTCATCCatcaagcagcagctgaagaggaggaagcagaacCAGATGAGCACAATAGTACACACACAGGAAACACTGGCAATGGTTGCCAGATCACTGAGAGGAGAGGTGAGAAGACATCAGAGGTAGCCTGTGAAGCAAGCAAAGActctgggaaaggggaagaagaaactGTGAATGCAGAGAATATGGATGATGGCTGTCAAATTGCACCTTGTGGGAATGAACGTGGTGAGGAAATACACATGGAACATTCAGATGAGCATCTTCAATCAGAATGGACCTCTCTGCATGAAGATGGTGTGATCTCTGATACCCTACCTTGTAGTCCAGGGATGGAGCCAGAGCTGGAAAATGTGACTGTTGAAGATCATAGTGAAAGTACTGTGGAAGCGTCTAAGTCAGATGAACTGCAACTTGAAGACAACGAGGTAGAAGCAAACAGCTTCAGCAAAAGTGTCCCAAGTTCACCTAAACAGGTCCCACTTGAGGAAGAGTTAGACTTCTGTAAGCATGGCAAAATTAATGTAGAATGTGGGACCAAACATGTTTTGCATGAAAATCTAGCAGTCCCTAAAGTGGTCATTGTGCCTGAAGAatcagaggaaagagaaactggCGGTGATTCCCTAGATGATCCTTATGTGCTTCCTGCAGAAAATGAAATCGCTTATGGTGTGCAGACTGATTTAGGAGCTGATCACAGTAAAAAGGATGAATTAGGCATGGACGGTGAAAACAGCTTGCTTCCCACTGATCGTAAAAGCATTGTCACTAGAACACGCTCGCTATCTGGGAAAATGCCAGGCTATGTCCCAGAAACTGTTCCGGAAGAAACTGGACCTGAAACTGATTTACCATCTTCCCACAATGGCTCTGGGACAGAAGATTTgagcattaatttattttcactggaaGGAAAACCAATGGAAGCCAACAGGGCATTACCAACGAAGTCAAGACGTTTCATTTTATATCCTCGATCTTATTCTGTTGAAGGGAGAGAGATGCCTATTGCTGTTTACAGAGAAAGTGATGGCTGCATACTGGATGATGTTAGAATAAAAAGGACAGAAGATAACTTGTCTTTGCCTTGTGTCAATGGTTCCTCAGGTAGTTTTTCTCAGCGAAATCATCTTTCATCATGTAGCATATCTACACCATCCTCAGTTGTTGATATACCACCTCCTTTTGAACTTGCCTACATCACCAAAAAGCCAATAACTAAAAGTTCCCCTTCACTTTTGATAGAAAGTGACTCACCTGATAAGTATTCCAAGAAGAAGAAGTCTTCTTTTAAGAGGTTCCTCACTctaaaattcaaaaagaaaactgaaaataaagtcCATGTAGATGTAAATGTTTCTTCTTCAAGGTCCTCATCAGAGTCCAGCTATCACGGGCCTCCAAGGCTGATGGAGCTAGACAGGAGGAGCCTCAGTAGCTCACCTCAACTAAAATCACATGTGGGGAAGCTCCGTGCATCTGAGTCTCCCTCTGCTGTTGTCTTCTATAAGGAtggtaaaagaaaaggaacGCCCAAGTCCTTCAGCAGGAGTGTGTCAAGGGTGGAGTCCTTCGAGGACCGGTCCAGACCTCCTTTCATGCCACTCCCATTAACAAAACCTAGGtctatttcttttcccaatGCTGACACGTCTGACTATGAGAACATTCCTGCTATGAGCTCTGACTATGAAAACATACAAATTCCTCCTCGAAGATCCACCAGAGCAGGAACCTTCACTGAGTTTTTTGAAGATCCCAGCAGGGCATTATCTGCTGCTAATGAGAATGACGGCTATGTGGATATGAGCAGCTTCACTGGCTTTGAGAACAAGCAGCAAACCACAGACCAGGAAACAGAAAGGTACTGTAATAAATTATTATGTAAGACCTGCTAGCCTTGGTCAAAAGGCAAGGCCTCCCCTGCTAGGTATAGTAGGCAGATCCTCCATGTTGGTTTACTTATACCTCCTCTCAGGAAAGGCTTACAGGAAAGACTGGAAGAATACAAGATAAGCCTttatcagtggaaaaaaaaaaaagacaccaaatTAACTCTTTACCTTGTAAATGAATACCGGATCTGGGTCCTATGATTTGCAGACAGAAACCAAAGagcattcaaaaatatttggtttatCCAGTTGATCTAATTTTtgtgggtgggaggggggagcagagagagctTGCCTTGTTCTTCAGTAAGAAATGTTTCTGACTTCTGGCCTGAATGAAAGGAGAGCCTGATTGCTGGAAGGGGTCctacttcattttttcattcctgtCAATTTCTCAAAACAACAATATGTACATAATGTATGTTTCAAAGTACATCAGTTAAGTACAGACCAGAAAATCCCAAATCATGAACTAATCAGACAAGACAGTTCATTTTAGGAGTCGCTTTAAAGGCTGTCATGGCCCTTTGACAGAGCTGCTGATTTATAAATGAATTAAATAGTGCTGTCTGAAATCATATGCACTGCTTACATTAATAACAATGTTTCACCCCATTCCATTAGGTTATTtgcaaacacaattttttttttcatatttacataCACTCAACACCTTTGAATTTGAATCTGTTGTTAGATTATAGCATTCAATCAGTGGAATGCAGAGATGTAAATAAGAAGAGTGATTTTTGTTAAGTTCATGTTCAACAGGTAATAAGAAAAACAAGGTGCAAAGCCAATGAATGAAAAGGAATGTCTTTAATGCATTTTGCTAGAGCTGtgtgaaaaacataaaaatattaaagcaagGTTTTCATGTCCATTTCCATCCATTGTTCTCCCAAAGATTTAATACTTGTGTTTCTTTACAAGGCTTATTTTTTCTGGTTGTCTGCGTTGTTGTTGTGAATGGAACAAATCATGGGCATTTCACACACCCCTCTTAGGGTATTTCAAATTCAGGGagtaaaagaaattttctttatcATCTGTGAAGGAGTCTTGCAAACCATTTCTAAGATAAGAATGATGTGGGATGGTGAGTAGACATGGGAAAAGAGATTGCATCAAGGCTTGAGCTGTGGATCCAGATGCACCTGAAACTGCGGAGTGTTGGACACAGGCCTGTGGTTTAGCTCTTTGGAGAtgctggctgcctgggagcCCCAGTGATGCTGACACTGGGACATGGTGGAGTGCGGTGCAGCTTCACAACACGCACCACCAcatgcccagagctgtgctcagcagaagctgcattaCTCACTTGCTTTCAGTGGTTTGCACTGCACCCAGCACACTGACGTTtgctcctgaaaaagctggccAGTTCTTTGTGTCCATGAAACACCGCCCATTTGAGGCAGTTCTTGAAGAaccaagttaaaaatattagaaCTACGTCAATTGCTGTGACTTGGGCCCATTTATGAACTTCCTGTGGAAGCCTGTAGTTTCAAAGGGAGAGCCAATCCAAACTGGTTCAGGAAATCTCAAGGTCAAGGCATGAACATAATTCTTCAGTCTGGTGCTAGTTGTGCATGCAGTTTTTGTGGTCGTTGGGGGTGAAATGAAGGCTAGGCTCCTGTACAACCCCTTTATCAAGATAACCGGGGTGGAGGGGAAGAGCACCAGGCAGACATAATTGCTGCTGCGATAGCTCTTATTTACTGTATTTGTCAGCATGTTTTGGACAAAGACATGCCAGAAAAGTTTTGATGAAATGTAAATGGCTAATACACATCCAGTGGCGTAATATACTTGAAGAAACAGTGTGTGGTCTAAATGTAAAGCAACACAAATCATAGAAGCACATGCACCTAGTTAGACACGCATACATGATGTATGGACATGGATGTTTTACTTCCTGCTAAAGCAGTTCTTCCTAAAATACCTCGCCATGGGTTTAAGATTTCTGTTAGGAATACCTATCAAACATAGCTCTACCACAACCACACAGggataaaaattactttgaactCCAGCCTGCTCATATCCGGAGGCTTATTTCAACCATTTGAGAGTACAAGTGTGTTGGATTAAACCCTTGCAATACATGGGACTTGAGCCCATGAACTTCTCTTTGGTGCATTCACCTGCAGAGCACTTGTATTTAGCATCTGCTGATACTTTACAGAAGTGCTATATTTTTGATGAATGGCCAAGTACAAGTCTTTTATTACACTTCAGAGAACAGAATGTGAGAGTGTTATAAAAGATTATAATAATCCAGGAACCTTCACTACTGTGTGTGACTGGGGAAAAGCGGGGGGGGGCTGTCAGATGAGAAGATTCACGGTTTAATTTTCTTGCTTGAAAGGAAAGACTATGTGTAGTAGATTCAAACCAATAATTTCTAATTAGAAGCGATCAAGTTTATAGAAAATGTCCAGTAAGGAAGGTGTTCTGGAAATAAATCTTAACTGAGAATTACTGTTGCCAGAATAGAACTGGGAATACTGCCCCCGAAGAGCAGTAATTGTATATCCCCAAAATCTAGTTATCGGGTATTAATAATTAAACTCTAATTCAGGTGTCTAATAATATAGATCATCATTAGCCTTCTGTACAGTATGGAAATAATGCATCTTACATGGAATTGGACAAAATTCTCCTGATCTTTCCCCAGTCCACATAGCCTGA contains:
- the FGD5 gene encoding FYVE, RhoGEF and PH domain-containing protein 5 isoform X3 is translated as MNNAEITKPPLAPKPKIIGHLSPVAVSKFSPSLPRADILHNPNSVSRGPKPPIAPKPKFSTDTEGKSSVSTNNNLNKCPNGRLICLDGELYEGNQCSADCLESEADNEYIVVPEARLTSKDCNNLEHEHDRNLDSSVEDEVSETPEEVEKEEDSLANEENTSNREVIEDEHDNSSDVAEPMEPDSEESTRDCDQSKALCEESSDAPDRDNDASRNVDEDEDVAGDCIETKNKRETSYNLKLVKNNSDCKTETDNIFNRDQELMGDTCKNTIVIPLPADESIPHSEKAGQKKKELPEVLEKADGCLAHDDDRSAHAELDLNAEGELENDDCASPDMLPDEADEETTPGLELCEDEPSALNGLGEFIHQAAAEEEEAEPDEHNSTHTGNTGNGCQITERRGEKTSEVACEASKDSGKGEEETVNAENMDDGCQIAPCGNERGEEIHMEHSDEHLQSEWTSLHEDGVISDTLPCSPGMEPELENVTVEDHSESTVEASKSDELQLEDNEVEANSFSKSVPSSPKQVPLEEELDFCKHGKINVECGTKHVLHENLAVPKVVIVPEESEERETGGDSLDDPYVLPAENEIAYGVQTDLGADHSKKDELGMDGENSLLPTDRKSIVTRTRSLSGKMPGYVPETVPEETGPETDLPSSHNGSGTEDLSINLFSLEGKPMEANRALPTKSRRFILYPRSYSVEGREMPIAVYRESDGCILDDVRIKRTEDNLSLPCVNGSSGSFSQRNHLSSCSISTPSSVVDIPPPFELAYITKKPITKSSPSLLIESDSPDKYSKKKKSSFKRFLTLKFKKKTENKVHVDVNVSSSRSSSESSYHGPPRLMELDRRSLSSSPQLKSHVGKLRASESPSAVVFYKDGKRKGTPKSFSRSVSRVESFEDRSRPPFMPLPLTKPRSISFPNADTSDYENIPAMSSDYENIQIPPRRSTRAGTFTEFFEDPSRALSAANENDGYVDMSSFTGFENKQQTTDQETESAYTEPYKVCPVSMIPMEVVTSDEEQRSSEEEESSPGDPSLINKKEGQSRAYLIAQELMSSEKVYVEMLQLLHMDFYEGILKVLGEDDENEQEVVKLKQGLSELPEIYELHQDILGELEERVLKWEEHQKVADVFLSRKSRLNHHTAYIVQFDRNLSLLDEMCLKYSQLATMMQEFEQSSGDSPQTVKHQLLKVVQRVFQYRVLLTDYLNNLCPDSTEYEATQAALFIVSEITDRANDSMLQAENLQKLVHIEHSVRGQSGLLQPGRMNDVLLYTYPQKDGKYRLKNTLAVSGMKVSRSMTEKAQNVLKIEYDEHCLTLSASSCSERDDWYNCISRHIPDDYKAHNTSTFHSSVELRERLGIPLGERPPTLVPVSHVMMCMNCGCDFTLTLRRHHCHACGKIVCRNCSRNKYPMKYLKDQAAKVCDSCYVELNKRERPLSMSFPPTSSRCSSSAFSVFHNIHYSSFKKQKKIPSALMEVAASGEGATISGYLSRCKGGKRHWKKRWFVIKGKVLYTYIANEDKVATESLPLLGFTIAPEKEDGSTDAVFHLYHKQTLFYSFRAEDNNSAQRWIEAMEEASIL
- the FGD5 gene encoding FYVE, RhoGEF and PH domain-containing protein 5 isoform X1; this encodes MNNAEITKPPLAPKPKIIGHLSPVAVSKFSPSLPRADILHNPNSVSRGPKPPIAPKPKFSTDTEGKSSVSTNNNLNKCPNGRLICLDGELYEGNQCSADCLESEADNEYIVVPEARLTSKDCNNLEHEHDRNLDSSVEDEVSETPEEVEKEEDSLANEENTSNREVIEDEHDNSSDVAEPMEPDSEESTRDCDQSKALCEESSDAPDRDNDASRNVDEDEDVAGDCIETKNKRETSYNLKLVKNNSDCKTETDNIFNRDQELMGDTCKNTIVIPLPADESIPHSEKAGQKKKELPEVLEKADGCLAHDDDRSAHAELDLNAEGELENDDCASPDMLPDEADEETTPGLELCEDEPSALNGLGEFIHQAAAEEEEAEPDEHNSTHTGNTGNGCQITERRGEKTSEVACEASKDSGKGEEETVNAENMDDGCQIAPCGNERGEEIHMEHSDEHLQSEWTSLHEDGVISDTLPCSPGMEPELENVTVEDHSESTVEASKSDELQLEDNEVEANSFSKSVPSSPKQVPLEEELDFCKHGKINVECGTKHVLHENLAVPKVVIVPEESEERETGGDSLDDPYVLPAENEIAYGVQTDLGADHSKKDELGMDGENSLLPTDRKSIVTRTRSLSGKMPGYVPETVPEETGPETDLPSSHNGSGTEDLSINLFSLEGKPMEANRALPTKSRRFILYPRSYSVEGREMPIAVYRESDGCILDDVRIKRTEDNLSLPCVNGSSGSFSQRNHLSSCSISTPSSVVDIPPPFELAYITKKPITKSSPSLLIESDSPDKYSKKKKSSFKRFLTLKFKKKTENKVHVDVNVSSSRSSSESSYHGPPRLMELDRRSLSSSPQLKSHVGKLRASESPSAVVFYKDGKRKGTPKSFSRSVSRVESFEDRSRPPFMPLPLTKPRSISFPNADTSDYENIPAMSSDYENIQIPPRRSTRAGTFTEFFEDPSRALSAANENDGYVDMSSFTGFENKQQTTDQETESAYTEPYKVCPVSMIPMEVVTSDEEQRSSEEEESSPGDPSLINKKEGQSRAYLIAQELMSSEKVYVEMLQLLHMDFYEGILKVLGEDDENEQEVVKLKQGLSELPEIYELHQDILGELEERVLKWEEHQKVADVFLSRKSRLNHHTAYIVQFDRNLSLLDEMCLKYSQLATMMQEFEQSSGDSPQTVKHQLLKVVQRVFQYRVLLTDYLNNLCPDSTEYEATQAALFIVSEITDRANDSMLQAENLQKLVHIEHSVRGQSGLLQPGRIFVKEGTLMKVSGKNRHPRHLFLMNDVLLYTYPQKDGKYRLKNTLAVSGMKVSRSMTEKAQNVLKIEYDEHCLTLSASSCSERDDWYNCISRHIPDDYKAHNTSTFHSSVELRERLGIPLGERPPTLVPVSHVMMCMNCGCDFTLTLRRHHCHACGKIVCRNCSRNKYPMKYLKDQAAKVCDSCYVELNKRERPLSMSFPPTSSRCSSSAFSVFHNIHYSSFKKQKKIPSALMEVAASGEGATISGYLSRCKGGKRHWKKRWFVIKGKVLYTYIANEDKVATESLPLLGFTIAPEKEDGSTDAVFHLYHKQTLFYSFRAEDNNSAQRWIEAMEEASIL
- the FGD5 gene encoding FYVE, RhoGEF and PH domain-containing protein 5 isoform X2, with product MNNAEITKPPLAPKPKIIGHLSPVAVSKFSPSLPRADILHNPNSVSRGPKPPIAPKPKFSTDTEGKSSVSTNNNLNKCPNGRLICLDGELYEGNQCSADCLESEADNEYIVVPEARLTSKDCNNLEHEHDRNLDSSVEDEVSETPEEVEKEEDSLANEENTSNREVIEDEHDNSSDVAEPMEPDSEESTRDCDQSKALCEESSDAPDRDNDASRNVDEDEDVAGDCIETKNKRETSYNLKLVKNNSDCKTETDNIFNRDQELMGDTCKNTIVIPLPADESIPHSEKAGQKKKELPEVLEKADGCLAHDDDRSAHAELDLNAEGELENDDCASPDMLPDEADEETTPGLELCEDEPSALNGLGEFIHQAAAEEEEAEPDEHNSTHTGNTGNGCQITERRGEKTSEVACEASKDSGKGEEETVNAENMDDGCQIAPCGNERGEEIHMEHSDEHLQSEWTSLHEDGVISDTLPCSPGMEPELENVTVEDHSESTVEASKSDELQLEDNEVEANSFSKSVPSSPKQVPLEEELDFCKHGKINVECGTKHVLHENLAVPKVVIVPEESEERETGGDSLDDPYVLPAENEIAYGVQTDLGADHSKKDELGMDGENSLLPTDRKSIVTRTRSLSGKMPGYVPETVPEETGPETDLPSSHNGSGTEDLSINLFSLEGKPMEANRALPTKSRRFILYPRSYSVEGREMPIAVYRESDGCILDDVRIKRTEDNLSLPCVNGSSGSFSQRNHLSSCSISTPSSVVDIPPPFELAYITKKPITKSSPSLLIESDSPDKYSKKKKSSFKRFLTLKFKKKTENKVHVDVNVSSSRSSSESSYHGPPRLMELDRRSLSSSPQLKSHVGKLRASESPSAVVFYKDGKRKGTPKSFSRSVSRVESFEDRSRPPFMPLPLTKPRSISFPNADTSDYENIPAMSSDYENIQIPPRRSTRAGTFTEFFEDPSRALSAANENDGYVDMSSFTGFENKQQTTDQETESAYTEPYKVCPVSMIPMEVVTSDEEQRSSEEEESSPGDPSLINKKEGQSRAYLIAQELMSSEKVYVEMLQLLHMDFYEGILKVLGEDDENEQEVVKLKQGLSELPEIYELHQDILGELEERVLKWEEHQKVADVFLSRKSRLNHHTAYIVQFDRNLSLLDEMCLKYSQLATMMQEFESSGDSPQTVKHQLLKVVQRVFQYRVLLTDYLNNLCPDSTEYEATQAALFIVSEITDRANDSMLQAENLQKLVHIEHSVRGQSGLLQPGRIFVKEGTLMKVSGKNRHPRHLFLMNDVLLYTYPQKDGKYRLKNTLAVSGMKVSRSMTEKAQNVLKIEYDEHCLTLSASSCSERDDWYNCISRHIPDDYKAHNTSTFHSSVELRERLGIPLGERPPTLVPVSHVMMCMNCGCDFTLTLRRHHCHACGKIVCRNCSRNKYPMKYLKDQAAKVCDSCYVELNKRERPLSMSFPPTSSRCSSSAFSVFHNIHYSSFKKQKKIPSALMEVAASGEGATISGYLSRCKGGKRHWKKRWFVIKGKVLYTYIANEDKVATESLPLLGFTIAPEKEDGSTDAVFHLYHKQTLFYSFRAEDNNSAQRWIEAMEEASIL